From the genome of Nicotiana sylvestris chromosome 2, ASM39365v2, whole genome shotgun sequence, one region includes:
- the LOC104215272 gene encoding secretory carrier-associated membrane protein 2-like, whose amino-acid sequence MAGRYDRNPFDEEEEVNPFADGGGRGKSSGQSKFSGGAFNITSGSVPSATNSRLSPLPPEPADFYDRNASIDIPLDSSADLKKKEKELQAKESELRRREQELKKREDAAARAGIVIEKKNWPPFFPIIHHDIGNEIPIHLQKLQYVAFTTFLGLIACLVWNIVATTTAWIKEGDVKIWFLSIIYFISGVPGAYFLWYRPLYRAFRTEGAMKFAWFFLFYMVHIIFCIFAAVAPPVVFRGKSLTGILPAVDLIGKNVLVGIFYFIGFGLFCLESVLSIWVIQQVYMYFRGSGKAAQMKQEAARGALRAAI is encoded by the exons ATGGCGGGCCGTTATGATCGAAACCCttttgatgaagaagaagaagttaatCCTTTTGCT GATGGTGGAGGCAGAGGGAAATCTTCAGGGCAATCAAAATTTAGCGGAGGTGCATTTAATATCACA TCTGGGAGTGTGCCTTCAGCAACAAATTCCAGACTGTCACCCCTTCCTCCAGAACCAGCTGATTTCTATGACCGCAATGCATCAATTGATATTCCTCTTGATAGTTCTGCG GacttgaaaaagaaagaaaaagaattacaggcaAAGGAGAGTGAATTACGGCGGAGGGAACAG GaactaaaaaaaagagaagatgcTGCAGCAAGAG CTGGCATTGTTATCGAGAAGAAAAATTGGCCTCCGTTCTTCCCAATTATCCATCATGATATTGGAAATGAAATACCAATTCATCTGCAAAAGCTACAATATGTTGCATTTACAACATTCTTGG GACTTATTGCATGCCTTGTGTGGAACATTGTAGCTACCACTACAGCATGGATTAAAGAAGGAG ATGTAAAGATCTGGTTCCTTTCTATCATTTACTTCATATCGGGAGTTCCTGGAGCCTATTTCCTGTGGTATCGTCCTCTGTATCGTGCCTTTAG AACTGAGGGTGCCATGAAGTTTGCGTGGTTTTTCTTGTTTTACATG GTTCACATTATATTCTGTATCTTTGCTGCTGTTGCTCCTCCAGTAGTCTTCCGAGGAAAATCCCTTAC AGGCATCCTGCCTGCAGTGGATCTCATTGGCAAAAATGTACTTGTTGGG ATTTTCTACTTCATCGGTTTCGGGCTATTTTGTCTCGAATCAGTGCTGAGCATTTGGGTTATCCAG CAAGTATACATGTATTTCCGAGGAAGTGGTAAAGCTGCACAGATGAAACAAGAAGCTGCTAGAGGGGCCTTGAGAGCAGCAATATAA